A portion of the Mycobacterium paraseoulense genome contains these proteins:
- a CDS encoding amidohydrolase family protein, producing MPLQPSMKLLSVDDHLIEPPQVWADRLPKKFLDAGPRIVDFPRDGAPPVQQWVYEGRAYPNIGLNAVAGKSPEEFGVDPIRYADMIPGCYDPKARLADMDIDGVHAMLCFPSFPRFCGTVFLEGEDKELAQLSVQAWNDFSLDEWCATDPARFIPMAITPLWDAALIVAEIERVAAKGARAIGLPDNPTNLKLPSYHTAYWEPVWSALEETNLTAVMHFGSGGFPPQTAPEAPFAVMITLMGTTSMAAATELIFSPVFHKHPNLKVAFSEGGVGWMPYLVERADYVWRKHKFYQNIHPTVAPSELFRRNISGCFIEDEVGMSMRHQIGIDNITWECDYPHSDSFWPKSRARAEEMLADVPDEEAAKIVELNTRRWYAFPEDGFKSCTADAGWRPNGGNPPQYDYDEVMAGHGGIGLEAFLNKMEEQKSHKV from the coding sequence ATGCCGCTGCAACCTTCGATGAAGCTCCTGTCCGTCGATGATCACCTGATCGAGCCACCGCAGGTCTGGGCGGACCGACTGCCGAAGAAATTCCTCGACGCCGGTCCCCGCATCGTCGATTTCCCGCGCGACGGGGCTCCGCCGGTGCAGCAGTGGGTCTACGAGGGCAGGGCCTATCCGAACATCGGGCTGAATGCCGTCGCCGGAAAGTCGCCGGAGGAGTTCGGTGTCGACCCAATCCGCTACGCCGACATGATCCCCGGGTGCTACGACCCGAAAGCCCGACTGGCGGACATGGACATCGACGGCGTGCACGCCATGCTGTGCTTTCCGTCCTTCCCGCGCTTCTGTGGCACCGTTTTCCTGGAGGGCGAGGACAAGGAACTCGCGCAGTTGTCCGTCCAGGCGTGGAACGACTTCTCACTCGACGAATGGTGCGCCACCGACCCCGCCCGCTTCATCCCGATGGCGATCACGCCGCTGTGGGACGCGGCCCTGATCGTTGCCGAGATCGAGCGGGTGGCGGCCAAGGGCGCGCGCGCGATCGGGCTGCCGGATAACCCGACCAACTTGAAGCTGCCCAGCTACCACACCGCATACTGGGAGCCGGTGTGGTCGGCGCTCGAAGAGACGAACCTGACCGCGGTGATGCATTTCGGCAGCGGCGGATTCCCGCCCCAGACCGCACCGGAGGCGCCCTTCGCGGTGATGATCACCTTGATGGGCACAACGTCCATGGCCGCGGCGACCGAGCTCATCTTCTCGCCGGTGTTTCACAAGCACCCGAACCTCAAAGTCGCGTTCTCCGAAGGCGGCGTCGGCTGGATGCCGTACCTCGTCGAGCGCGCGGACTACGTCTGGCGCAAGCACAAGTTCTACCAGAACATCCATCCCACGGTGGCGCCGTCGGAATTGTTCCGGCGCAACATCTCCGGATGCTTCATCGAGGACGAAGTCGGCATGTCGATGCGCCACCAGATTGGGATCGACAACATCACCTGGGAATGCGACTATCCGCACTCGGACTCCTTCTGGCCCAAGAGCCGCGCGCGCGCCGAGGAGATGCTCGCCGACGTGCCCGACGAGGAGGCCGCCAAGATCGTCGAACTCAACACGCGGCGCTGGTATGCGTTCCCCGAGGACGGCTTCAAATCCTGCACCGCGGATGCCGGGTGGCGCCCCAACGGCGGCAACCCGCCACAGTACGACTACGACGAGGTCATGGCCGGCCACGGCGGCATCGGCTTGGAGGCCTTCCTGAACAAGATGGAAGAGCAGAAGTCGCACAAGGTCTGA
- a CDS encoding acyl-CoA dehydrogenase family protein codes for MDFNDSAPEAQFRAELRQWLSDHAADAAIPDDPAARADAQNAWHQTLYEAGYIGLSFPVEYGGHGKAPVYEAILNDELGRAGAAPIEGVGHLSNALRLFGTDEQRDTLLPGLLSGRVRWCQGFSEPEAGSDLAGLKTRADFLDAGGREMFRVNGRKIWTSFGAVADWCFLLCRTEPDAPKHAGISVLLVPMSTPGIEVRPIVNAARNREFTEITFDNVDVPAGNLLGGRGEGWSIANQLLAYERGPSDINWIGRLKTQLRRLEDDVRVGWLEDSPSARARLGQAYAELRALQIKVMRSLTERQNGRLPGPEGSVDKLLMTRADQFFAHAMMDLSASGPLLTEGLEWDIYVWSRAASIYGGTAQVQRNIVAQRVLGLPRA; via the coding sequence ATGGACTTCAACGACAGCGCACCCGAAGCGCAGTTCCGCGCCGAGCTGAGGCAGTGGCTGTCCGACCACGCTGCCGACGCCGCGATTCCCGACGACCCGGCGGCGCGGGCTGACGCGCAAAACGCCTGGCACCAAACGCTTTACGAAGCCGGCTACATCGGGTTGTCCTTTCCCGTCGAGTATGGGGGGCATGGCAAGGCGCCGGTCTACGAGGCGATCCTCAACGACGAGCTCGGGCGGGCCGGCGCCGCGCCCATCGAGGGCGTCGGTCACCTCAGCAACGCGTTACGCCTGTTCGGAACCGACGAGCAGCGCGACACGCTGCTGCCCGGGCTGTTGTCCGGCCGGGTGCGCTGGTGTCAAGGGTTCTCCGAACCCGAGGCCGGATCCGACCTCGCCGGCCTCAAGACCCGGGCCGATTTCCTCGACGCCGGCGGGCGTGAGATGTTTCGCGTCAACGGCCGCAAGATCTGGACGAGCTTCGGTGCGGTCGCCGACTGGTGCTTCCTGCTGTGCCGCACCGAGCCGGACGCACCGAAGCACGCCGGCATTTCTGTGTTGCTGGTGCCGATGTCGACGCCCGGCATCGAAGTGCGGCCCATCGTGAACGCCGCGCGCAACCGCGAGTTCACCGAGATCACGTTCGACAACGTCGATGTACCCGCGGGCAACCTGCTCGGCGGGCGCGGGGAGGGCTGGTCCATTGCCAACCAGCTGCTGGCCTACGAGCGCGGTCCCAGCGACATCAACTGGATCGGCCGGCTCAAGACGCAGCTACGTCGCCTCGAGGACGACGTTCGCGTCGGCTGGCTTGAAGACTCGCCGTCGGCGCGGGCCCGGCTCGGGCAGGCCTACGCGGAGCTGCGAGCACTGCAGATCAAGGTCATGAGATCGCTCACGGAGCGCCAGAACGGCCGGCTTCCCGGGCCCGAGGGTTCGGTGGACAAGTTGCTCATGACACGTGCCGACCAGTTCTTCGCCCACGCCATGATGGACCTTTCGGCCAGCGGCCCGCTGCTCACCGAAGGCCTGGAATGGGATATCTACGTGTGGTCGCGCGCCGCGAGCATCTACGGTGGAACGGCCCAGGTCCAGCGCAACATCGTCGCCCAGCGGGTGCTGGGCTTGCCGCGGGCCTGA
- a CDS encoding acyl-CoA dehydrogenase family protein, which translates to MEIAFTDEQQLLRDTAAQLGESVGVTSADEIATGEALDAQWRRLVDLGVPTLRSPRLCGLDASGVEAVIVIEELAKTLSAVPVVGQAVLATELLEAAGAEKELELVAEGSLRLAPVLSPDLMGFGSAHRPGVAFDAAGATHGLLTARTDGQRRLVCAPLGGADPRGLDLTREFRFLPADSVASAVVTGEAIDDERWQRVESLAMTAVAADLVGIMQGALDDAVRYAGERAQFGVKIGSFQAVGHLLADALVQVEGARSCLWHAAWAIDHSPADEARLAAMTAKAYASAAGREVVETTVQVFGGIAITWEHVSHLRLRRTLLDRRLFGDETVQYEAVAALRLANRELA; encoded by the coding sequence ATGGAGATCGCCTTCACCGACGAGCAGCAACTGCTCCGCGACACCGCCGCGCAGCTGGGGGAGAGCGTGGGTGTCACCAGTGCGGACGAGATCGCGACCGGCGAGGCGCTCGACGCCCAGTGGCGCCGCCTGGTGGATCTCGGTGTGCCGACGTTGCGTTCGCCGCGCCTGTGCGGACTCGACGCGAGCGGCGTGGAAGCCGTCATCGTGATCGAAGAACTCGCCAAGACCCTCAGCGCCGTTCCGGTGGTGGGCCAGGCGGTGCTGGCCACCGAGCTCCTGGAGGCGGCCGGAGCCGAGAAGGAACTGGAGCTCGTCGCGGAAGGGAGCCTCCGGCTGGCGCCCGTGCTGAGCCCGGACCTGATGGGTTTCGGCTCGGCTCACCGACCTGGGGTGGCATTCGACGCCGCGGGCGCCACCCACGGACTACTGACCGCCCGCACCGACGGACAACGTCGGCTTGTGTGCGCACCACTGGGCGGCGCCGACCCGCGCGGACTGGACCTGACCCGTGAATTCCGTTTTTTGCCAGCAGATTCGGTCGCTTCGGCGGTGGTCACCGGCGAGGCCATCGATGACGAACGGTGGCAGCGGGTGGAGTCCTTGGCGATGACCGCCGTCGCCGCCGACCTGGTCGGCATCATGCAGGGTGCCCTGGACGACGCGGTCCGCTATGCGGGCGAGCGGGCTCAATTCGGGGTCAAGATCGGCTCGTTTCAGGCCGTGGGTCATCTGCTCGCCGATGCCCTGGTGCAGGTGGAAGGCGCCCGGAGTTGCCTCTGGCACGCCGCGTGGGCGATCGACCACTCGCCGGCCGACGAGGCGCGGCTGGCGGCGATGACGGCCAAGGCATACGCCTCGGCCGCGGGCCGGGAGGTGGTGGAGACCACGGTTCAGGTCTTTGGTGGCATCGCGATCACCTGGGAGCACGTTTCGCACCTGCGGCTGCGCCGGACTCTGTTGGACCGGCGGTTGTTCGGCGACGAGACGGTGCAGTACGAGGCCGTCGCCGCGCTGCGGCTGGCGAACCGGGAACTCGCTTAG